In Stigmatella erecta, a genomic segment contains:
- a CDS encoding right-handed parallel beta-helix repeat-containing protein — MSHRRSPFPVLIATLALWVACSPSNAPQAPLGAARFVVATLAPQDVTRVDVTVQAEDVSPIVLPLEKQGEVWVGLLGELPAGTGRRFHAEAFDGAGTKRYEGELTGVTIVEGETVQVSILAQEVQRPVPFENESPLIDSLIVTRPTVRPGSTVTLRAAAHDPNPGDTVTSEWTATGGTFGSPSALESTWTAPSTLGAVTLTLRVTDNRGATSALSFVLQVEGSSELEGGSAAITVRFNAWPRVNALSAAPAQVRPNQPLTVTATAEDADTPAGSLTYAWTASCPGTWSSAQSRVAQFTPTAQPAQTTCNNCQLTVTVSDAQGGSTTGTLGICVGQTPGLQFMPYIEDSWQSATTVGPGDLLTFRALGADANHQPLSFTWAGPGVLSSPRTPATDTSEITWTAPSCLPPGPHAVTVTAANPSGLSGSQRLPFLWTGPTCSQAACTFSIAPELTTLVLSSHCRVDAPVYIPDGYRLEGTGHSLTAVDPPGGHFQGAVLRNRGATAYVSSVTVRAQGLGDICYDGDARLRGILFEDASGTITSTQVLNIRKAEGASGCQEGTAIEVRATGSPPSRRQVDIVNNFLSGYQKTGLSVSGPVDAIVASNIVEGRGRITNIVQQGIHFKLGAQGAVMGNVVKDHAYGGSDDIAPGILVTGGGYYGGPLCKELVIEGNTVTGNDLGVYLSQLEANGSAPTSPTRIRVASNTLSHPSVTNGYVYQAAIADSGTGNIITSNTISGAGYDPATQPGATFAVDVSAGAASQLVFLTAAQSVPVGACSGSLTVQSQDAAGNLAVPAPATVSLTAQGEASAGVSFHSDPSCTSAPLTGLNLANPHAEGTFYFKGTQTGTVGVVATLGGRTVSQYQGLFVPLH; from the coding sequence ATGTCCCATCGACGCAGTCCCTTCCCTGTTCTGATTGCCACGCTGGCCTTGTGGGTGGCGTGCTCTCCCTCGAATGCCCCCCAGGCACCGCTTGGCGCGGCCCGCTTCGTCGTCGCCACGCTCGCCCCACAGGACGTGACGCGCGTGGACGTCACCGTGCAAGCCGAGGATGTGTCCCCCATCGTGTTGCCCCTGGAGAAGCAGGGCGAAGTCTGGGTGGGGCTCCTCGGCGAGCTGCCCGCGGGCACCGGCCGCCGCTTCCACGCCGAGGCCTTCGACGGCGCGGGCACCAAGCGCTACGAGGGCGAGCTCACCGGCGTCACCATCGTGGAGGGGGAGACCGTCCAGGTGAGCATCCTCGCCCAGGAGGTGCAGCGGCCCGTGCCGTTCGAGAACGAATCGCCGCTCATCGACTCGCTCATCGTCACCCGCCCCACCGTGCGGCCCGGCAGCACGGTGACCCTCCGCGCCGCGGCGCATGATCCCAACCCGGGCGACACCGTCACCTCCGAGTGGACGGCCACCGGCGGCACCTTCGGCAGCCCCTCCGCGCTCGAGTCCACCTGGACGGCGCCCAGCACCCTGGGGGCCGTGACGCTCACCTTGCGCGTGACGGATAACCGGGGCGCCACGTCCGCCCTGAGCTTCGTCCTCCAGGTCGAGGGGAGCTCGGAGTTAGAGGGAGGCAGCGCCGCCATCACCGTGCGCTTCAACGCCTGGCCCCGCGTCAACGCCCTGAGCGCCGCGCCCGCCCAGGTGCGCCCCAACCAGCCCCTCACCGTCACCGCCACCGCCGAGGACGCGGACACCCCCGCGGGCTCGCTCACCTACGCGTGGACGGCGAGCTGCCCCGGCACCTGGTCTTCCGCCCAGTCCCGGGTGGCGCAGTTCACCCCCACCGCGCAGCCCGCGCAGACCACCTGCAACAACTGCCAGCTCACCGTCACCGTCTCGGACGCGCAGGGCGGCTCCACCACCGGCACGCTGGGCATCTGCGTGGGCCAGACGCCGGGGCTCCAGTTCATGCCCTACATCGAGGACAGCTGGCAGTCGGCCACCACCGTGGGCCCGGGAGACCTGCTCACCTTCCGCGCGCTGGGCGCCGACGCGAACCACCAGCCCCTGAGCTTCACCTGGGCGGGGCCCGGCGTGCTCAGCAGCCCCCGCACCCCCGCCACGGACACGAGCGAAATCACCTGGACGGCCCCCTCCTGTCTGCCCCCGGGGCCCCACGCGGTGACGGTGACGGCGGCCAACCCCTCGGGGCTGTCCGGCTCCCAGCGCCTGCCCTTCCTGTGGACAGGCCCCACGTGCAGCCAGGCCGCCTGCACCTTCTCCATCGCCCCCGAGCTGACGACGCTCGTGCTCAGCAGCCACTGCCGGGTGGACGCGCCGGTGTACATCCCCGATGGCTACCGCCTCGAGGGCACGGGCCACTCGCTCACGGCGGTGGATCCGCCCGGCGGCCACTTTCAGGGCGCCGTGCTCCGCAACCGGGGCGCCACCGCCTACGTCAGCTCCGTCACCGTGCGCGCCCAGGGGCTCGGGGACATCTGCTACGACGGGGACGCGCGGCTGCGCGGCATCCTCTTCGAGGACGCCTCCGGCACCATCACCAGCACCCAGGTGCTGAACATCCGCAAGGCCGAGGGGGCCAGCGGCTGCCAGGAAGGCACCGCCATCGAGGTCCGCGCCACGGGGAGCCCGCCCTCCCGCCGCCAGGTGGACATCGTCAACAACTTCCTGTCGGGCTACCAGAAGACGGGCCTCTCCGTCTCCGGGCCGGTGGATGCCATCGTCGCCAGCAACATCGTGGAGGGCCGGGGCCGCATCACCAACATCGTCCAGCAGGGCATCCACTTCAAGCTGGGCGCCCAGGGCGCGGTGATGGGCAACGTGGTGAAGGACCATGCCTATGGCGGCTCGGATGACATCGCCCCCGGAATCCTCGTGACCGGCGGGGGCTATTACGGCGGGCCCCTCTGCAAGGAGCTCGTCATCGAGGGCAACACGGTCACGGGGAACGATCTCGGCGTCTACCTGTCCCAGCTCGAGGCGAACGGCAGCGCGCCCACGAGCCCCACGCGCATCCGCGTGGCGTCCAACACGCTGAGCCACCCGAGCGTGACCAACGGCTACGTCTACCAGGCCGCCATCGCGGACTCGGGCACCGGCAACATCATCACCTCCAACACCATCTCGGGCGCGGGGTATGACCCCGCCACGCAGCCGGGCGCGACCTTCGCCGTGGATGTGTCCGCGGGCGCCGCCTCGCAGCTCGTCTTCCTCACCGCCGCGCAGTCCGTGCCGGTGGGCGCGTGCTCGGGCAGCCTCACCGTGCAGAGCCAGGATGCGGCCGGCAACCTCGCCGTCCCCGCCCCCGCCACCGTCTCCCTCACCGCCCAGGGCGAGGCCTCCGCCGGGGTGAGCTTCCACTCCGACCCGTCCTGCACGAGCGCGCCGCTGACGGGCCTGAACCTGGCCAACCCGCACGCCGAGGGGACGTTCTACTTCAAGGGAACCCAGACGGGCACGGTGGGCGTGGTGGCCACGCTCGGGGGCCGCACCGTCTCCCAGTACCAGGGCCTCTTCGTGCCCCTCCACTGA
- a CDS encoding DUF885 domain-containing protein: MSLSRPAWCLLPGLVLLWAAGSAHAAPSPSEEVQTLATQMVALSLEADPTVAYFNGLTPPTHGRFADHSPKALRALERQEDALWARLNALDAKALQGTDLTTYAILREMLEASRGLRVCHAEQWAVSHMFGWQLQFPEFAGKQPVETAALREQALQRWRSVPRYVDTEIAQLRAGLAQGYSVPKSVVRRVLKQLDGLLAVKAGDSAFVSPAKRSGDAAFQKAFTAVVTTRVYPALQKYRQFLEKTYLPKARDSLALSALPNGKACYAAYLRVFTTLDRSPQEVFELGQQTVAKNVSEVKALGQKAFGTSDFAEIIARLRTDPSNRFTSEEEVFRYSRELVEKAQQVCTGSFLKMPAHALEVRPYPDYMKGSGVSSHYEFEPDPAKPSRYMLQLDDWKEQLRSDAAITALHEAWPGHHLQAATAYAAAQSDLSRLAFNSAYAEGWARYAEALSEELGLYDSDTAKIARRAWPARGMVADPGLHLYGWTREQVTAYALETGRFNQAVAEELADRIAVMPGQLTAYDSGGLEFRALRTQAEAALGPRFDLRQFHQVVLENGTLPLLQLRANVEAWIQRQQPR, from the coding sequence ATGAGCCTTTCCCGTCCCGCCTGGTGCCTGCTCCCGGGCCTTGTCCTGCTGTGGGCTGCCGGGAGCGCGCACGCCGCGCCCTCTCCGTCCGAAGAAGTCCAGACGCTCGCCACCCAGATGGTGGCCCTGAGCCTGGAGGCGGATCCCACCGTCGCGTACTTCAACGGGCTGACCCCGCCCACGCATGGCCGCTTCGCGGACCACAGCCCCAAGGCACTGCGAGCCCTGGAGCGCCAGGAGGACGCGCTCTGGGCCCGGCTGAACGCCCTCGACGCGAAGGCGCTCCAGGGGACGGACCTCACCACCTACGCCATCCTCCGGGAGATGCTGGAGGCCAGCCGCGGCCTGCGCGTCTGCCACGCCGAGCAGTGGGCTGTCTCGCACATGTTCGGCTGGCAGCTCCAGTTCCCGGAGTTCGCTGGGAAGCAGCCCGTCGAGACCGCCGCGCTGCGCGAGCAGGCCCTCCAGCGGTGGCGCTCGGTTCCCCGCTATGTCGATACGGAGATCGCCCAGCTCCGCGCGGGGCTGGCCCAGGGATACTCGGTGCCCAAGTCCGTGGTGCGCCGGGTCCTCAAGCAGCTCGACGGTCTGCTGGCCGTCAAGGCCGGGGACTCGGCCTTCGTCTCCCCCGCCAAGCGCTCTGGAGATGCGGCCTTCCAGAAAGCCTTCACCGCCGTTGTCACCACGCGCGTCTATCCCGCCCTCCAGAAGTACCGCCAGTTCCTGGAGAAGACGTACCTGCCCAAGGCCCGCGACAGCCTGGCGCTGTCCGCGCTGCCCAACGGCAAGGCGTGCTACGCGGCGTACCTGCGCGTCTTCACGACGCTCGACCGCTCGCCCCAGGAGGTGTTCGAGCTCGGGCAGCAGACGGTCGCGAAGAACGTCTCCGAGGTGAAGGCCCTGGGACAGAAGGCCTTCGGCACCAGCGACTTCGCGGAGATCATCGCCCGGCTGAGGACGGATCCCTCCAACCGCTTCACCTCCGAGGAAGAGGTTTTCCGCTACTCGCGGGAGCTCGTCGAGAAGGCCCAGCAGGTGTGCACGGGCAGCTTCCTGAAGATGCCCGCCCACGCCCTGGAGGTGCGCCCCTACCCGGACTACATGAAGGGCTCGGGGGTCAGCTCGCATTACGAGTTCGAGCCGGATCCGGCGAAGCCCTCGCGCTACATGTTGCAGCTCGATGACTGGAAGGAGCAGCTGCGCTCGGATGCGGCGATCACCGCGCTGCACGAGGCCTGGCCCGGGCATCACCTGCAAGCGGCCACCGCGTACGCCGCGGCCCAGAGCGACCTCAGTCGGCTGGCGTTCAACTCCGCGTACGCCGAAGGGTGGGCCCGCTACGCGGAAGCCCTCTCGGAGGAACTGGGGCTCTATGACAGCGACACCGCCAAGATTGCCCGCCGCGCCTGGCCCGCGCGCGGCATGGTGGCGGATCCCGGCCTCCACCTCTATGGATGGACGCGCGAGCAGGTGACGGCCTACGCGTTAGAGACGGGCCGCTTCAACCAGGCCGTGGCCGAGGAGCTGGCGGACCGCATCGCGGTGATGCCCGGACAGTTGACGGCCTACGACTCGGGAGGCCTGGAGTTCCGCGCGCTGCGCACCCAGGCGGAGGCGGCGCTCGGGCCCCGGTTCGACCTGCGCCAGTTCCATCAGGTGGTGCTGGAAAACGGCACCCTGCCGCTCCTGCAACTGCGCGCCAACGTCGAGGCGTGGATTCAGCGCCAGCAGCCGCGCTGA
- a CDS encoding dipeptidase yields the protein MRPLPSLACLAALTTLSCAHGSNPAGAPGPTDLEARARALAQRIIIADGHVDVPYRLQETLGPDGEPTEDISQRTQGGDFDYPRAVEGGLDVPFMSIYIPADLQQTPGASKKLADTLIDRVEQIARKSPEKFAMAHSVEEAQRNTKEGKISFALGIENGSALEDSLANVAHFQRRGVRYITLTHSKDNLLSDASFNTGKRTWNGLSPFGREVVAEMNRVGIMVDVAHLSDDAIRQAVELSQVPVIASHSSCRHFTPGFERNISDELIRAVAAKGGVVMINFGSSFLTAEANASLEKFHKAIQAFMESRSIKSFGAPEVAAFIKSYLAEHAVTLARVEDVADHIEHVVKLVGIEHVGLGSDFDGVGPTLPTGLKDVSQYPNLFRVLLERGHSEADIEKIASGNVFRVWKQAAAHAASK from the coding sequence ATGCGCCCTCTCCCATCCCTTGCCTGCCTTGCCGCGCTCACCACCCTGTCCTGCGCCCACGGTTCGAACCCGGCGGGCGCGCCCGGGCCCACGGACCTCGAGGCCCGGGCGCGCGCGCTGGCCCAGCGGATCATCATCGCCGATGGACACGTCGACGTGCCCTACCGCCTCCAGGAGACGCTGGGGCCGGACGGCGAGCCCACCGAGGACATCTCCCAGCGCACCCAGGGCGGTGACTTCGACTACCCGCGCGCGGTGGAGGGAGGGCTGGATGTGCCCTTCATGTCCATCTATATCCCGGCCGATCTCCAGCAGACGCCGGGGGCCTCCAAGAAGCTGGCGGACACGCTGATCGACAGGGTGGAGCAGATCGCCCGGAAGTCGCCGGAGAAGTTCGCGATGGCGCACTCGGTGGAGGAGGCCCAGCGCAACACGAAGGAAGGGAAGATTTCGTTCGCGCTGGGCATCGAGAACGGCTCGGCGCTGGAGGACTCGCTGGCGAACGTGGCGCACTTCCAGCGCCGGGGCGTGCGCTACATCACCCTCACGCACTCGAAGGACAATCTCCTCAGCGATGCCTCGTTCAACACGGGCAAGCGGACCTGGAATGGGCTCAGCCCCTTCGGCCGCGAGGTGGTGGCCGAGATGAACCGCGTGGGCATCATGGTGGACGTCGCGCACTTGTCGGATGACGCCATCCGGCAGGCGGTGGAGCTCAGCCAGGTGCCTGTCATTGCCTCGCACTCGTCGTGCCGCCACTTCACGCCTGGCTTCGAGCGCAACATCAGCGACGAGCTGATCCGCGCGGTGGCGGCGAAGGGGGGCGTGGTGATGATCAACTTCGGCTCCAGCTTCCTCACCGCGGAAGCCAATGCCTCCCTGGAGAAGTTCCACAAGGCCATCCAGGCCTTCATGGAAAGCCGGAGCATCAAGTCCTTTGGAGCTCCCGAGGTGGCGGCCTTCATCAAGTCTTACCTGGCCGAGCACGCGGTCACCCTGGCGCGGGTGGAGGACGTGGCGGACCACATCGAGCACGTGGTGAAGCTGGTGGGCATTGAACACGTGGGGCTGGGCTCGGACTTCGACGGGGTGGGGCCGACGCTGCCCACGGGGCTCAAGGACGTCTCTCAGTACCCGAACCTCTTCCGCGTGCTGCTGGAGCGCGGACACAGCGAGGCGGACATCGAGAAGATCGCCTCCGGCAACGTCTTCCGCGTCTGGAAGCAGGCCGCGGCCCACGCCGCCTCGAAGTAG
- a CDS encoding molybdopterin-dependent oxidoreductase has translation MAPMAGTKTHFRACNLCEALCGIRIDVEEGRITSIRGDTEDPFSRGHLCPKALALKDLYEDPERLRHPVRRTANGWEQVSWEEALDAVARRLHETQRAHGKEAVATYLGNPGSHNTGVLLFVPGFLRTLGSRNKYSATSVDQLPHHLASHLMFGHQLLIPIPDLDRTQYLLMLGANPLASNGSLMTAPDVRARLRAIQQRGGKVVVVDPRRTETAGIADEHLFIRPGTDALFLFAVLHEVLKAPRLGRLEAFTEGLEAVRALAEGFAPERVEGATGVSAADIRRVAAAFAGSETAVCYGRMGVSTQAFGGLCQWLINVLNIVSGNFDREGGALFTRPAFDVVGGLDGIRAGRGGFGRWKSRVRGLPESSGELPVATLADEILTGGAGQVRALVTVAGNPVLSTPNGARLEQALASLDFMVSLDPYLNETTRHAHYILPPPSPLERSQYDVVFHVFAVRNTARYAPPLFEPGPDAMHDWRILLELRHRLAVLRKGRSVRGALEYQALRRMGTEGILEIGLRTGPYGLRARGLRGSLSLKALRRAPHGVDLGPLKPSLPGRLQTKDRRIHLAPAPFVEDVKRLRELLDGTVVPGQGELLLIGRRHLRDNNSWMHRVPKLMTGKPRCTLMIHPEDAKAAGLGEGDEAVVTSRVGEVSVPVVVTDEVMRGVVSLPHGYGHRRKGMPSTVAAEHAGESLNDLTDEQRVDALCGNAAFSGVPVRVARAQTSRNG, from the coding sequence ATGGCACCCATGGCCGGCACAAAGACCCACTTTCGCGCATGCAACCTCTGTGAGGCTTTGTGCGGAATTCGCATCGACGTGGAGGAGGGCCGCATCACCTCCATCCGGGGGGACACGGAGGATCCCTTCAGCCGGGGACACCTCTGCCCCAAGGCGCTGGCGCTCAAGGACCTGTACGAGGACCCGGAGCGGCTGCGCCACCCCGTGCGGCGCACCGCGAATGGCTGGGAGCAGGTGTCCTGGGAGGAGGCGCTGGACGCGGTGGCGCGGCGGCTCCACGAGACGCAGCGGGCGCACGGCAAGGAGGCGGTGGCCACGTACCTGGGCAACCCGGGCTCGCACAACACGGGGGTGCTGCTCTTCGTGCCTGGGTTCCTGCGCACCCTGGGCTCGCGCAACAAATACAGCGCGACGTCGGTGGACCAGTTGCCGCACCACCTGGCCTCGCACCTGATGTTCGGCCACCAGCTGCTCATCCCGATTCCGGACCTGGACCGCACCCAGTACCTGCTCATGCTGGGGGCGAACCCGCTGGCCTCCAATGGCAGCCTGATGACGGCGCCGGACGTGCGGGCGCGGCTCCGGGCCATCCAGCAGCGCGGGGGGAAGGTGGTGGTGGTGGATCCGCGCCGCACGGAGACGGCGGGCATCGCGGACGAGCACCTGTTCATCCGCCCCGGCACGGACGCGCTGTTCCTGTTCGCGGTGCTCCACGAGGTGCTGAAGGCGCCCCGGCTGGGGCGGCTGGAGGCGTTCACCGAGGGGCTGGAGGCGGTGCGCGCGCTGGCGGAGGGCTTCGCGCCGGAGCGCGTGGAGGGGGCGACGGGGGTGAGCGCGGCGGATATCCGGCGCGTGGCGGCAGCCTTTGCGGGCTCGGAGACGGCGGTGTGCTACGGGCGCATGGGGGTGTCCACGCAGGCGTTCGGGGGGCTGTGCCAGTGGCTCATCAACGTCCTGAACATCGTGAGCGGCAACTTCGACCGGGAGGGGGGCGCGCTGTTCACCCGGCCCGCGTTCGACGTGGTGGGCGGGCTGGACGGCATCCGGGCGGGCCGGGGCGGCTTCGGGCGGTGGAAGAGCCGGGTGCGGGGGCTGCCCGAGTCCTCGGGGGAGCTGCCCGTGGCCACGCTGGCCGATGAGATTCTCACCGGGGGGGCGGGCCAGGTGCGCGCGCTGGTGACGGTGGCGGGCAACCCGGTGCTCTCCACGCCCAACGGCGCGCGGCTGGAGCAGGCGCTGGCGTCGCTGGACTTCATGGTGTCGTTGGATCCGTACCTCAACGAGACGACGCGGCACGCGCACTACATCCTGCCGCCGCCCTCGCCCCTGGAGCGGAGCCAGTACGACGTGGTGTTCCACGTGTTCGCGGTGAGGAACACCGCCCGGTACGCGCCGCCGCTGTTCGAGCCGGGGCCGGACGCGATGCACGACTGGCGGATCCTCCTGGAACTGCGGCACCGGCTGGCGGTGCTCCGCAAGGGGCGGAGCGTGCGGGGAGCGCTGGAGTACCAGGCCCTGCGGCGGATGGGGACGGAGGGCATCCTGGAGATCGGTCTGCGGACGGGGCCTTACGGATTGCGCGCGCGGGGGCTGCGCGGAAGCCTGAGCCTGAAGGCGCTCCGGCGGGCGCCGCACGGGGTGGACCTGGGGCCGCTGAAGCCGAGCCTGCCAGGACGGTTGCAGACGAAGGACCGCCGCATCCACCTGGCGCCCGCGCCCTTCGTGGAGGACGTGAAGCGGCTGCGGGAACTGTTGGACGGGACGGTGGTGCCTGGACAGGGCGAGCTGCTGCTGATCGGCCGGCGGCACCTCCGGGACAACAACTCCTGGATGCACCGCGTGCCGAAGCTGATGACGGGCAAGCCGCGCTGCACGCTGATGATTCACCCGGAGGACGCGAAGGCGGCGGGGCTGGGGGAGGGGGACGAGGCGGTGGTGACTTCCAGGGTGGGCGAGGTGTCCGTGCCGGTGGTGGTGACGGACGAGGTGATGCGGGGCGTGGTGAGCCTGCCGCACGGCTATGGGCACCGGCGCAAGGGAATGCCGTCCACGGTGGCGGCGGAGCACGCGGGCGAGAGCCTCAACGACTTGACGGACGAGCAGCGGGTGGATGCGCTCTGCGGCAATGCCGCGTTCAGCGGAGTCCCCGTACGGGTCGCCCGGGCCCAGACTTCACGGAACGGGTGA
- a CDS encoding trehalase family glycosidase, with product MPSLPPSRSVLPQVLGAAPLSALSVEPSRAPGAPSAASPLSPSAFTARLAYEVLMALDLDRDGRITAKDAERARSSNLRFAVDFLLGPGVRLELSGAERLSHAADVLAEEILQGRGELPGLPATRLLERRTEALRRLIDQGWDGLVRRSDRVESLEAALRVMPVKSPEGRRRVYVPSADRKAIQKLRAQAVRTGLEVVPLAPPKTQGDWVRLMREPGMAYLPRPYIVPGGRFVQMFGWDSYFNGRGALASGRAELARDMLENQLYAIEHYGKISNSNLSYHLSRTQPPLMPRLALELHAVRPDRKLLQRVAKMAMKELETVFRTGPRGTPSGLSRFKDDAEGPDAEDLSAFYDEPRPDNAEFHRHDRAIRESGWDMCHRFGQATHHHEPVCLNSLLFQYEQDLAHILRLLEGENSLRAAAYEKAARARARTMRARFWDEAKGMFFDHDFVAGKRSAYESVATFYPLWTGWASRKEAAAVAASVPRFLQAGGLSATSRPSREGAGGEDLQWDWPFGWAPHQIIAVEGLRRYGFDAEADLVAYRWLSMVLDTAGEHNGLIKEKYDVVRRSANVSVEYGNQGADRGAYLSPRNERTLGFAWTNASVLLLLDGLPAQLRELLDVGVPAETLRGPSDVPHRGNEPLRAIG from the coding sequence ATGCCGTCTCTCCCTCCGTCTCGTTCTGTGTTGCCCCAGGTGCTCGGGGCAGCGCCCCTGTCCGCCCTGTCTGTCGAGCCGAGCCGCGCCCCCGGGGCGCCCTCCGCCGCCAGCCCCTTGTCGCCGAGCGCGTTCACCGCGCGCCTGGCGTACGAGGTGTTGATGGCGTTGGATCTCGACCGGGATGGGCGCATCACCGCGAAGGACGCGGAGCGCGCGCGCTCCAGCAACCTGCGCTTCGCGGTGGACTTCCTCCTGGGCCCGGGCGTGCGCCTGGAGCTGTCCGGCGCGGAGCGGCTGTCGCACGCCGCGGACGTGCTCGCCGAGGAAATCCTCCAGGGCCGCGGCGAGCTGCCGGGCCTGCCGGCCACGCGGCTCTTGGAGCGGCGCACCGAGGCGCTGCGGCGGCTGATCGATCAAGGCTGGGACGGGCTCGTCCGGCGCTCGGACCGGGTGGAGTCGCTGGAGGCCGCCCTGCGGGTGATGCCGGTGAAGAGCCCCGAGGGCCGCCGGCGCGTGTACGTGCCCAGCGCGGACCGCAAGGCCATCCAGAAGCTGCGCGCGCAGGCGGTGCGCACGGGCCTGGAGGTGGTGCCGCTCGCCCCGCCGAAGACGCAAGGGGACTGGGTGCGGCTCATGCGCGAGCCGGGCATGGCGTACCTGCCGCGCCCGTACATCGTCCCGGGCGGACGGTTCGTGCAGATGTTCGGCTGGGACAGCTACTTCAACGGGCGGGGGGCGCTGGCCTCGGGGCGCGCGGAGCTGGCGCGCGACATGCTCGAGAACCAGCTCTACGCCATCGAGCACTACGGGAAGATTTCCAACTCCAACCTGAGCTACCACCTGTCGCGCACGCAGCCGCCGCTGATGCCCCGGCTGGCGCTGGAGCTGCACGCGGTGCGGCCGGACCGCAAGCTGCTCCAGCGCGTGGCGAAGATGGCCATGAAGGAGCTGGAGACGGTGTTCCGCACCGGCCCCCGCGGCACGCCCAGCGGGCTGTCGCGCTTCAAGGACGACGCGGAAGGCCCCGACGCCGAGGACCTGTCGGCCTTCTATGACGAGCCGCGCCCGGACAACGCGGAGTTCCACCGGCATGACCGGGCCATCCGCGAGAGCGGCTGGGACATGTGCCACCGCTTCGGCCAGGCCACGCACCACCACGAGCCGGTGTGCCTCAACTCGCTGCTCTTCCAGTACGAGCAGGACCTGGCGCACATCCTGCGGCTGCTGGAGGGGGAGAACTCGCTGAGGGCCGCCGCCTACGAGAAGGCGGCGCGGGCCCGGGCGCGCACCATGCGCGCGCGCTTCTGGGACGAGGCGAAGGGGATGTTCTTCGACCACGACTTCGTGGCGGGCAAGCGCTCGGCGTACGAGTCCGTGGCCACCTTCTACCCGCTGTGGACGGGCTGGGCCTCGCGCAAGGAGGCCGCCGCGGTGGCCGCCTCCGTGCCGCGCTTCCTCCAGGCGGGCGGCCTGTCCGCCACGAGCCGGCCCTCGCGCGAGGGCGCGGGCGGCGAGGACCTGCAGTGGGACTGGCCCTTTGGCTGGGCGCCCCATCAGATCATCGCCGTGGAGGGGCTGCGCCGGTACGGCTTCGACGCGGAGGCGGACCTGGTGGCTTACCGCTGGCTGTCCATGGTGCTGGACACCGCGGGGGAGCACAACGGCCTCATCAAGGAGAAGTACGACGTGGTGCGCCGCTCGGCGAACGTGTCCGTCGAGTACGGCAACCAGGGCGCGGATCGCGGCGCGTACCTCTCGCCCCGGAACGAGCGGACGCTGGGCTTCGCGTGGACGAACGCCTCGGTGCTGTTGCTGCTCGACGGCCTGCCCGCGCAGCTGCGCGAGCTGCTGGACGTCGGGGTGCCCGCCGAGACGCTGCGGGGCCCCAGCGACGTGCCGCACCGGGGCAACGAGCCCCTGCGCGCCATCGGCTGA
- a CDS encoding zinc-binding alcohol dehydrogenase family protein codes for MRMMKALGQTQFGGTEVLKQVSLPVPELRATDLLVRVKAVGINPVDTKVRSNAAGHGQFQQEEVRVTGWDGAGMVEEVGSAVGGRFRPGDEVFFAGDLSRRGCHAEYVAVDARVAGRKPASLSFAESAAIPLAALAVWEGMIEGCGIPREPRLGPPQRALVVGGAGGVGSLGIQILSRVCGLQVIATASRRESAEHCRLMGASGVIDHYKNMKEQLASQGIQAVDYVLNTADPNTNFDALVALLAPLGKMCCLQPMTKPANLAPLFLRRLSVVFEAVFTRPLLRASPEAQGAILDHVSMLLDAGTLRTTLVKKLPWTVAALAEAHVLSESGRALGKTVLAPV; via the coding sequence ATGAGGATGATGAAGGCATTGGGACAGACGCAGTTCGGTGGGACGGAGGTCTTGAAGCAGGTCTCCCTTCCCGTGCCCGAGCTCCGGGCCACGGACCTGCTGGTGCGCGTCAAGGCGGTGGGCATCAACCCCGTGGACACGAAGGTGCGCAGCAACGCCGCGGGCCATGGCCAGTTCCAGCAGGAGGAGGTGCGCGTCACGGGCTGGGACGGCGCGGGCATGGTGGAGGAGGTGGGCTCGGCGGTAGGGGGGCGCTTCCGTCCCGGAGACGAGGTCTTCTTCGCGGGAGACCTGTCCCGCCGGGGATGCCATGCCGAGTACGTGGCGGTGGATGCGCGCGTGGCCGGGCGAAAGCCCGCCTCGCTGTCCTTCGCGGAGTCCGCCGCCATTCCCCTGGCCGCGCTGGCGGTCTGGGAGGGGATGATCGAAGGCTGTGGCATTCCCCGCGAGCCCCGGCTGGGTCCTCCCCAGCGGGCCCTGGTCGTGGGCGGCGCCGGGGGCGTGGGCTCCCTGGGCATTCAAATCCTCTCCCGCGTGTGTGGCCTGCAAGTGATTGCGACGGCCTCCCGGCGCGAGAGCGCGGAGCACTGCCGGCTGATGGGCGCCTCCGGCGTCATCGACCATTACAAGAACATGAAGGAGCAGCTCGCCTCGCAAGGGATTCAAGCGGTGGACTACGTGCTGAACACCGCCGACCCAAACACCAACTTCGATGCGCTGGTGGCGCTGCTGGCCCCCCTGGGAAAGATGTGCTGCTTGCAGCCCATGACCAAGCCCGCGAACCTGGCCCCGCTCTTCCTGCGGCGCCTCTCGGTGGTGTTCGAGGCGGTGTTCACGCGCCCGCTGCTCCGGGCCTCGCCGGAGGCGCAAGGCGCCATCCTGGACCATGTCTCCATGCTGCTGGATGCCGGGACGCTGCGCACCACGCTGGTGAAGAAGCTCCCGTGGACGGTGGCGGCGCTGGCCGAGGCCCACGTGCTCAGCGAGAGCGGCCGGGCCCTGGGCAAGACGGTGCTCGCGCCCGTGTGA